The following coding sequences are from one Modestobacter marinus window:
- a CDS encoding DNA-processing protein DprA, with protein sequence MFERVITDGAAGFAGSAGAAPINVRPLRRNVLMAALPIGVAVVEAAARSSALSSARAAQAIGRPVLALPGPVTSACSVGCHGLLASGGVRLVTGASDVLSALTARSA encoded by the coding sequence GTGTTCGAGCGCGTGATCACCGACGGCGCTGCTGGCTTCGCAGGCTCCGCGGGGGCCGCACCGATCAACGTGCGGCCGCTGCGGCGCAACGTTCTGATGGCGGCCCTACCGATCGGCGTCGCGGTGGTCGAGGCCGCGGCCCGCTCCAGCGCCCTGTCGTCGGCGCGCGCCGCCCAGGCCATCGGGCGCCCGGTGCTCGCCCTCCCCGGCCCGGTGACCTCGGCCTGCTCGGTGGGCTGCCACGGTCTCCTCGCCAGCGGTGGGGTCCGGTTGGTCACCGGCGCCTCCGACGTCCTGTCGGCCCTCACCGCCCGGTCGGCCTGA
- a CDS encoding GntR family transcriptional regulator, whose protein sequence is MTRTEPVHRKITAYLREEVLPQLKVGEELPTIGALGNLFDVGGVQTVRDAIQPLKDEGFVETRMAPTRRWVLVKPYTAPQPVPGAQTLDQLRESLVAAQTAVAASLALVDTLRKAA, encoded by the coding sequence ATGACCAGGACCGAGCCCGTCCACCGCAAGATCACCGCGTACCTCCGGGAGGAAGTGCTGCCTCAGCTAAAGGTCGGAGAGGAGCTGCCCACCATCGGCGCCCTGGGCAACCTCTTCGACGTAGGAGGAGTGCAGACCGTCAGGGACGCGATTCAGCCCCTGAAAGACGAGGGCTTCGTCGAGACCCGGATGGCACCCACGCGCCGGTGGGTGCTGGTGAAGCCCTACACGGCGCCCCAGCCCGTGCCGGGCGCGCAGACCTTGGACCAGCTCCGGGAGTCCCTGGTCGCCGCCCAGACGGCGGTGGCCGCGAGCCTGGCTCTCGTCGACACCCTGCGCAAGGCGGCCTAG